In the Bacillus amyloliquefaciens DSM 7 = ATCC 23350 genome, CGGAGAAGAAGAAAAAACCCAAAAAGATGTAGCCGACATGATGGGCATTTCACAATCTTATATCTCACGGCTCGAAAAGCGGATTATCAAAAGACTGCGAAAAGAGTTTAACAAAATGGTGTAAAATTTTTTCCATCTGACGGCCCTTACTGCTGCAAGGATTGTCGGAGGCGGATGTTTATTTCTGTAAAAAGCCGGTGCATATTTTTCCCACCCGAGGAGATACTTAACGTTGTACAGCAGCTCCTAGTGGGAGGGAAAAACGTGTCAAGAAATAAAGTCGAAATTTGCGGGGTTGATACCTCCAAATTACCGGTGCTCAAGAATGAAGAGATGAGAAAGCTGTTTAAGCAATTGCAGGATGAGGGCGATGATTCAGCGAGGGAAAAGCTTGTAAACGGCAATCTGCGCCTTGTCTTAAGCGTCATTCAGAGGTTTAACAACAGAGGAGAGTATGTTGATGACTTATTTCAGGTCGGCTGCATCGGACTAATGAAATCCATTGATAATTTTGACCTCAGCCATAATGTTAAGTTTTCAACATACGCTGTACCGATGATCATCGGAGAAATCCGCAGATATTTGCGGGATAACAATCCGATCCGCGTCTCGAGGTCGCTTCGCGATATCGCATATAAAGCGCTTCAAGTAAGAGAGCGGTTAATCAGTGAGACAAGCAGGGAGCCGACAGCAGAGGAAATCGCCAAAGTTCTTGAAGTGCCCCATGAAGAAATTGTGTTTGCCCTTGACGCCATCCAAGATCCGGTATCACTGTTTGAGCCGATTTATAATGACGGCGGCGATCCGATCTACGTGATGGACCAGATCAGTGATGAGCGCAATAAGGATACACAATGGATTGAGGAGCTGGCTCTGAAAGAAGGCATGAGACGACTGAACGAACGGGAAAAAATGATTTTGCGAAAACGCTTTTTCCAGGGGAAAACCCAAATGGAAGTCGCAGAAGAAATCGGCATATCCCAAGCTCAGGTCTCAAGGCTTGAAAAGGCAGCCATTAAACAAATGAATAAGAATATCCATCAATAACGGAAAAAGCCTTTAAACATTGTGTTAAAGGCTTTTTTCATGCGCCGGTTTACGTCTGCAAAAAAGTAATGTATTCTAATATGAAAAGTTTTAAGAAAATTTGAATAAATAAACGGGGGAAAGCGCAATGATTTTACATCTGGACAATGTATCATTAAAAAGAAACGGCAAATGGATCTTGAAAGATATCAACTGGCGCGTTGAGAAAAACGAAAATTGGGTGCTGTACGGATTAAACGGAGCCGGAAAAACCGCTTTGCTGAATATGTTATGCTCATATTACTTCCCCACTTCAGGAGAGATGCAGGTGCTCGGCCACCATTTCGGCAAAACAGAGCTCGGTGACAGACTCAGAAGGAAAATCGGCCTTGTTTCAGCAGGACTTCAGCACAAATTATATGCCGCGGATTCCGCTTTTGAAATCGCCCTGAGCGGCGCGTACGCCTCAATCGGGCTGTACGAAACCCCGAGTGAACAGGTGAGGGAAAAAGCGATCGGTCTTCTGAAGGATTTAGGCGCCATCAGTTACGCCGACAGAAGGTATGAGACGTTATCACAGGGGGAAAGGCAAAGAGCGCTGATTGCGCGGGCGCTTATGGCTGATCCGGAACTGCTGATTTTGGACGAGCCCGTGACGGGTCTGGATTTTATGGCAAGAGAGCAGCTGCTGGACACGATTACGTCTATCGCTGAAAAAGAAAATGCGCCGTCCATCCTTTATGTCACCCATCATGCTGAAGAAATTCTGCCGGTATTTGATCAGGCGCTGCTTTTAAAACAAGGCGAGGTGTTCGCATCAGGGAAAATCAGAGACATGCTTTCTGATGAGCGGCTTACAGCGTTTTTCGATATGCCTGTCAATGTCATATGGAACAACGGCCGCCCGTTTTTAACACGTGCAAAAGCGGCATCATCCGTAAAATAACATAACGTTCACCCTGGGGGTGCTGCCATGCAGCTGAGAGAGACGTTTGTCTCAACCCTTAACGGACCTGATCCGGATCATGCCGGCGGAGGGAAGCGGTGAAAAAAGCGGAGGAAGATCCGTTTTTTACCCGTTTCATTTGATGAAACGGTTTTTTTGATACAGCCAAAGGAGAGATTTTCAATGAATCAGCTTGACATGCTGCTGCACCAGGCGGAAAAACGGCGGGACGACTTAATACATATTGCTGAAAGGTTGATAGCCTTTCCGACTCCGGCCCCGCCGGCAAGAAATACGGCAGAAGCTCAGAAGTGGGTCGCCGGATTTTTAAAAGAAACCGGCTGCTCGGTCGATATGTGGGATGTGTATCCGGAAGATCCGAACGTAGTCGGCGTTTTAAAAGGGACGGATTCAAACCGGCATCAAAGCCTGATTTTAAACGGACACATTGACGTGGCCGAGGTTCAGGGTGAAGACTGGGATACTGACCCGTTTCAGCCGCTCGTAAAAGACGGCATGCTGATCGGAAGGGGCGCTGCTGATATGAAAGGGGGATTGGCGTGTGTTCTTTTTGCTCTGCAGCTGATACATGATGCGGGCATTAAGCTTGCGGGCGACCTTATTGTACAGTCTGTGATCGGAGAAGAAGTCGGTGAGGCGGGGACGCTGGAATGCTGCAAACGCGGCTATTACGCGGATTTTGCGGTTGTCGCCGATACGAGCAGCCTGCATATTCAAGGGCAGGGCGGTGTAATCACCGGCTGGATAGAATTGAAAAGCAAAAAAACATTTCATGACGGCATGAGGCGCAATCTGATTCATGCGGGCGGTGGCGCATTCGGAGCGAGCGCAATCGAAAAAATGGCGAAAATCATCACTGCCTTGGGTGAGCTGGAGCGCCACTGGGCGGTAACGAAAAGCTATCCCGGCTTTGCGCCCGGCACCAATACAATCAACCCCGCCGTCATTGAAGGGGGAAGGCACGCAGCGTTTGTCGCCGATGAATGCAGATTATGGATTACCGTCCACTTTTATCCGAACGAAACACACGAACAAGCAGCCGCTGAAATCGAAGACTATATAAATCGTGTCTCTGACAGCGATCTGTGGCTCAGGGAGAACAGGCCGGTGTTCAAATGGGGCGGCTCTTCCATGATTGAAGACAGAGGCGAGGTGTTCCCGGCGCTTGAAATCGACCCGGAGCATCCGGCAGTTTCTGTCCTGGCGGCCTCACACTCAGCCGTCAAAAAACAGGAGCCGGTCATTGATGTTTCCCAAACCGTAACTGACGGAGGGTGGCTTTATAATGCCGGGATTCCGAGTGTAATATACGGGCCCGGTGATTTAAAAAACGCCCACTCCGTAAACGAGGAAGTGTCCGTTGATGAGCTTATAGACTATACGAAAGTCATGCTGAGCTTTATCCTCACCTGGTGCAGCCGCAAAAAAGATTGCCCGATGTGACAAGGTTCAGCCCGGCCGTTCATATAATAGGAAAAAGAATGGGCGAAGGGCGTGATACGAATGATCAGCATATCTGAATTTCAAATAAAAGATGTGGTAAACGTGTCGAACGGAAAAAAACTCGGCAGCATCGGTGATATTGATATTAACGTGACAACGGGGAAAATTCAGGCGATTATTTTAGGCGGGAGCGGAAAAGTTCTCGGTTTTTTCGGAAAAGAAGAGGAAATGATCATTCCTTGGCGAAATATAGTTAAA is a window encoding:
- a CDS encoding acetylornithine deacetylase → MNQLDMLLHQAEKRRDDLIHIAERLIAFPTPAPPARNTAEAQKWVAGFLKETGCSVDMWDVYPEDPNVVGVLKGTDSNRHQSLILNGHIDVAEVQGEDWDTDPFQPLVKDGMLIGRGAADMKGGLACVLFALQLIHDAGIKLAGDLIVQSVIGEEVGEAGTLECCKRGYYADFAVVADTSSLHIQGQGGVITGWIELKSKKTFHDGMRRNLIHAGGGAFGASAIEKMAKIITALGELERHWAVTKSYPGFAPGTNTINPAVIEGGRHAAFVADECRLWITVHFYPNETHEQAAAEIEDYINRVSDSDLWLRENRPVFKWGGSSMIEDRGEVFPALEIDPEHPAVSVLAASHSAVKKQEPVIDVSQTVTDGGWLYNAGIPSVIYGPGDLKNAHSVNEEVSVDELIDYTKVMLSFILTWCSRKKDCPM
- a CDS encoding ABC transporter ATP-binding protein — its product is MILHLDNVSLKRNGKWILKDINWRVEKNENWVLYGLNGAGKTALLNMLCSYYFPTSGEMQVLGHHFGKTELGDRLRRKIGLVSAGLQHKLYAADSAFEIALSGAYASIGLYETPSEQVREKAIGLLKDLGAISYADRRYETLSQGERQRALIARALMADPELLILDEPVTGLDFMAREQLLDTITSIAEKENAPSILYVTHHAEEILPVFDQALLLKQGEVFASGKIRDMLSDERLTAFFDMPVNVIWNNGRPFLTRAKAASSVK
- a CDS encoding YlmC/YmxH family sporulation protein produces the protein MISISEFQIKDVVNVSNGKKLGSIGDIDINVTTGKIQAIILGGSGKVLGFFGKEEEMIIPWRNIVKIGEDVILVRVNEPKGGA
- the sigG gene encoding RNA polymerase sporulation sigma factor SigG — encoded protein: MSRNKVEICGVDTSKLPVLKNEEMRKLFKQLQDEGDDSAREKLVNGNLRLVLSVIQRFNNRGEYVDDLFQVGCIGLMKSIDNFDLSHNVKFSTYAVPMIIGEIRRYLRDNNPIRVSRSLRDIAYKALQVRERLISETSREPTAEEIAKVLEVPHEEIVFALDAIQDPVSLFEPIYNDGGDPIYVMDQISDERNKDTQWIEELALKEGMRRLNEREKMILRKRFFQGKTQMEVAEEIGISQAQVSRLEKAAIKQMNKNIHQ